GTTTGAGAAAGACCACGAAAGCGGTAATCGTTAGTGAAAGAAATAGTGCTTGATAACTCTTCGGCTTGTGAAGCAAATGTTGTTAGTGCCAATACAGAGATGCTTATCATTTTTTTCATATATTTCATGATTTATCCTTTAGTTTTATATTGTTATAGTTTTTGTGTTTTTGGGAAAAAGAGGAACATGATTTGTTGCTTTAACAAATCATGTTTTAGTCATAATGAGTGCTCTAACTTTCTTTGATATCCATTTTAAGTTTCTGACCTTTTGTAATTAAGTAGGCTAAGTAGCACAAACCAATCGCAAGCCAGATACAACCAAGCATTACAGCATTACTATCTAGGCTAATTAGTAGCTTCATTACTGCAATAGTACCTATTGAAGGGAATACAATATGGATAAGGGTTGCACCTAGCGTTCTCTCATTTTTTTCTAATTTAAAGAACTCACTGAATGCACTCATGTTAACGAAGATAAAAGCGATGAAAGCACCAAAGTTAATGAAAGATGTTGAAGTTGCAACATCCATTTTTAACGCGAGTAACCCGATGAAACCAACCATTAAAATTGTCATATAAGGTGTTTTAAATGTAGCGTGTAACTTGCCGAATATACCTTTAGGTAATACGCCATCTCTACCCATTACATACATTAAACGTGATGCACTAGCTTGAGCACTTACACCTGACGTAAATTGAGCGATAATAAGAGTTGCAACAAAAATAGAAGAAAAAATCACGCCGCCAACTTGCTTAGCAATATCTGCTGCTGCGGACTCTGCTGCGAAAACGCTTATATCAGGGAAGGCACTATTAAGTATATAAGAAGATGCTACAAAGATAATTCCACCAATTAAGGTAACTAACATGATTGCTTTTGGCACATTCTTTTTCGGGTTTTCAGTTTCTTCAGCCATGGTTGATACAGCATCAAAACCTAGGAATGAATAACAGGCAATAGCTGCACCAGAAAATATAAGGGAGAAGTTACCACCAGTAAAACTGTCTGTACTTGGGGCTGCAATAACACCACCTGAAGCATTTATGTACATCACCGCTAACGCACAAAAAGCAACGATAACTACGATCTGAAGTAGCATTAGCACAAGGTTGACCTTTTTGGCTACATTGACACCAATTAGATTGAGTACAGAGGTAACGACTATGAATGAAAGAATCCAAAACCATTCAGGAATGCCTGGAGCCATCGCTTCTAGATAAATACCACCTATTAGCCAGATAACCATTGGTAGAAATAGATAGTCGAGCAATATAGTCCAACCGACAAGAAAACCAATTCTGTCACCAAAGACTTTGGTAACATAGGTGTAAGACGAGCCTGCTGAGGGGTATTTATGTGCCATTAGGGCATAACTTCCAGCCGTAAATAACATCGCGATTAATGCAAATAAATATGAGCTGG
The DNA window shown above is from Colwellia psychrerythraea 34H and carries:
- a CDS encoding APC family permease — translated: MKEDKLQLTKSLSLFGLVLFGLAYMTPMIVFGTYGVLYEESGGNVASSYLFALIAMLFTAGSYALMAHKYPSAGSSYTYVTKVFGDRIGFLVGWTILLDYLFLPMVIWLIGGIYLEAMAPGIPEWFWILSFIVVTSVLNLIGVNVAKKVNLVLMLLQIVVIVAFCALAVMYINASGGVIAAPSTDSFTGGNFSLIFSGAAIACYSFLGFDAVSTMAEETENPKKNVPKAIMLVTLIGGIIFVASSYILNSAFPDISVFAAESAAADIAKQVGGVIFSSIFVATLIIAQFTSGVSAQASASRLMYVMGRDGVLPKGIFGKLHATFKTPYMTILMVGFIGLLALKMDVATSTSFINFGAFIAFIFVNMSAFSEFFKLEKNERTLGATLIHIVFPSIGTIAVMKLLISLDSNAVMLGCIWLAIGLCYLAYLITKGQKLKMDIKES